In Deltaproteobacteria bacterium, the DNA window CCCAGCGGCCGCACCCGCATCTTCGCGGCCATGCGCTGGAAGGCGGAGCACCCGGAGACCTGGGCTACCGCCGGCGCCAGCAAATGACGTGAAGAGCGGAGCCGCGCTTTCGCCGGATCGCGGTCAGAAGGCCGAGCAGACCGACGGCCTCCCATCCGCCGCCGGCAGCGGAGCATCCGCACCCCCCCTGGTTCTGGACGCGGAGCGGAAGCGGGCTCGGGCCGCCGCCCTCGGTGGACCAGGTGATCTCGGCCGGCGGCGACTCCTGCGCGCGAAGATGGAAGAGTGCGACGTGCGCGGTGGACGGCGCGGTCGCGCTGATCGCGAGCGCCGCGTTCGCCAGACGAGCTCCCGCAGCGGCCGAGATCAGCAAGTCTGCGCTGCCGCCGGCGACGATTTGCGCCGGCTCGAAACGAGCCGTGGCGCCGCCGGGCAGTCCCGACGCCGAGAAGGTGATCGGCTCGGCGGATCCGAAGAGCGGCCGAGTCCCGACGCGCATGCGGGCGGTGGCACCGGCAGCGACGGTGATCGTGTCGGCTTCGAGATCCATCGCGAAATCGGCATCGACCAAGTCCAGCGCGCCCCCGCTCGTTGACGCGGTTCCGTCGGCGGCGACGGCTCGGACTGCATATCCCTGACCCCGCCCGACCTCGGCGTCCACCGCTGCGCTGAGCGTCAGGGTCGCCGTCTCGCCCGGGGAGACGGTCGCGGGCTCGATTCGCGCGTCCACGCCGGGCGGCAATTCCACGACCGACAGCGAGAGCACCTTCGTCGCCGCTGCCAGCCGCAGCGCCGCCGTGTCCAGTGGGAAGGAGAGCGTCCTCCCGCGCCCCAGCACCTCTGCCCCTCGCCGGGGCCACACGGCGAAATCGGGCGACGAGGCGCAGCCCGGGAGCTGGAAGCTGAAGATGCGCGTGCGCCAGTTGAACACGCCGTCCGCGGGAATGTACTCGTTGGTGTACCAGAAGGTGCACTCGTCGCCGGGGTCGACGGACATGCTGCTGTAGTCGCCCCAGCGCAGCGACGACGACTGCGACCCGCCGCTGCTCGCGGCAACGGCTTCTCCCTGAGCCATCTCTCCGGGCGGATCCGAGGCGAGGTGACCGGTGTACGCGATGGACGGCATGGTGTCGGCGCTGGAAAGGCTGAATCCCAGGCCGATGTTGCCGGCGCGATCGCTGGCGGCGCTGGCCATCCAACGGTAGCCGTCGTCCGGCGCATATGTCCCTTGCTGCGCGAGCGCGGGGATCCCTCCCGGGTCCTGGATCTCGTACCAACGGACGCCGACTGCGTCCCGCACGGAGACCGAATGGTTCACGACCAGCGACCGGCGGCCTCCGAAATTTCGATACGCCGCCCGGAACATCATCCGGTCGCCGAGGGCGTCGAGCCTGGAAGAGCCGGCACCGGGTTGCGGGATGCAAGCGCTGCCCCGGGAAGCGATGCACGCTTCCGCGAAGGGAGCGACGGGAAGCGTCGCGCGCTCGACGAAGCTATTGAGCGGCTCGCTCCAGTCGGCGTGGAACCGGTAGAGGGCGAGCGCGTTGCCGACGAAACCGACGGCCGTGTTCGGTTCGTCCTGTGCCGGCGGGAGGATGCCGTCGAGATCCGCCGGAGTGATCCCGCTCGATGGGTCGTCGATGGGAATGCACTGCTGCGCCGCCGGCTCCGCCGCCAGCATCTTCAGGCGGTCGAAGACGCAGTAGACGATCCCGCGGAACTCGCCTCCGCCGGAGCTCGCAAAGGTGTTGTAGGTCGCGTAGTACCCGTCGGACCAGACGCCGAGCTTCGGGTAGTCGTGGAACTCGGCGTACGAGTAGTCGTAGCGCGCCCACTGACCCATTGGATCTCCGTCGCGCGAGACGGCGAGGCACACGTGGTAGGGGCGGTCCCCCTCGCGCGTGTTCGCGAGCTGCGAGATCAACCAGCGGTCGGCGAGCGGGTCGTAGAGGACGATCCCGTCGCCGTCGCCCCGGGCCTCGCACGCACCACCGAAGCCCGCGAACAGCGTCCGCGTGGAGATGGGTCCGAGCAGAGCACGGCCGTCTTTTGCGAACATGGCGATGCTTGCGTTGACGATCTGCACGAAGTGGAGGGGCCCGACGTCGCCTTGCGGATCGGGCGGTACGCCCTTGACGTCGAATGCCCGGGAGCTGGCGCCGAGAAAGCCGCTGCCGATGCCGTCGAAGGTGATCGCAGTCCGGGGAAGCAGCAGCGGGGCAACGCTGTCCTGGAGCACCGGATCGCGGGAAGGTGGCGCTGCCTGCATCTCGTGCGGCACCGGCCGCGGGCCCAGCTCGATCTCTTCGTCGTTGTCTTCCGCGGGGGCCGCCGCGAGCAGCGTCAGGGGAGCGGAGATGTCATGATGCTCGGCCCGCAACAGCGTCCCACGCGAGCGTGGCGCGGCGAGCGCGCTCCCGGCGAGGCACAGCAGCAGCGCAGCGGCGGCCCGGGGCATCGCGGTACGCTAGGGGCGGGCGATGGCAAACGGCGCCCCCCGCGCTGCCGATCTGACCGAAAGAAGCGAAAACCGGCCGGTTTCCCGCCTCTGCTACCTGTGCACTTCCACACGCAACTCGCCGCGGGGCGAGTTTGAATGTTCGGTTCTGAACTCGCCCCGGGACGAGTTGGAGTGTTGGCTTTTGAACTCGCCCCGGTGCAAGCTCCCGCCTAGCCCGGCGCGGGGTCGCGCCGGCTGTCCCGCAGGGCCGCGGTGGTCCGCGCGCTGCCAAGGGACTAGGCGCCGAGGAACGCCGCCTTGACTTCGTCGTTGGCGAGCAGATTTGCGCCCGTCCCCGACAGCGCGATCTTTCCCGTCTCCAGCACGTACCCGCGCGCCGCGATGCGCAACGACTGGTACACGTTCTGCTCGACCAGCAGCACGGAGGTGCCTTGCGCATTGATCTGCGCGATGGTGTCGAAAATCGTCCGTACCAGGAGCGGCGAGAGACCCAGCGACGGCTCGTCGAGCAGCAGCAGGCGCGGCTTCGCCATCAGGCCGCGGGCGATGGCGAGCATCTGCTGCTCGCCGCCCGAGAGCGTGCCTGCGGCCTGGCCGATGCGCTCGCGGAGCCTTGGAAAGAGCGTCAAACCCCGCTCCAGGTTCTTCGAGCGGTCGCCGCGGGCGGTCCGGGTATAGCTGCCCATGCGCAAGTTCTCGAGCACCGTCATTTCCGGGAAGACGCGGCGGCCTTCCGGCACCTGTACGAGGCCGAGCTCGACGACCTGGTGCGAGGAGAGCCGGGTGAGATCGTGACCGTCGAACACGATGCTCCCGGAGCGGGGACGGGCCAGGCGGGAGATGTTCCGCAGGGTGGTGCTCTTCCCCGCGCCGTTGCTGCCGACCAGCGTGACGATCTCGCCCGCGTTCACGCTCAGCGAGACGCCGCGCAGCACCTGCACGTCGCCGTAGGCGAAGTCGAGATCGCGCACCTCGAGCAGCACCGTCATGCCTTCGCGCCTCCGCTGTCGCCGAGGTAGGCAGCCATCACGCGCGGATCGTTGACGATCTGTTGGGGCGACCCCTCGGCGAGCTTCTCGCCGGAGTTGAGCACGACGATGCGGTCGCAGGTGCGCACGATGGCCTTCATGTCGTGCTCGATCACCACCTGGGTCAGCCCGTGCTTCTTCACGTCGAGGATCAACCTGATGATCTCCTCGCTCTCCCGCGCATTGAGGCCACCCATGACTTCGTCGAGCAGGATCATCCGGGGCTTCGTCGCCATGACGCGCGCCAGCTCCAGCTTCTTGCGCTCGCCGATGGGCAGACCTCCGGCGAGGACCTCCGTGCGCTTCTCCAGCCCGACCACGCGCAGCTGCTCGAGAGCAATCTTCTCCGCTTCCGCGACGGAGTTGGTGCGGCACAGCGCCCCGACTACGGTGTTCTCGAGCACGGTCAGTTTCGCCAGGGGCCGCACTTTTTGCCAGGTCCGCGCCATTCCAAGCTTGCACACCTTGTCGGGCGAGAAGCCGTTGATGCGCTGGCCGTCGAAGATCACTTCTCCGCGCGAGGGCGGGTAGAAGCCGGTGATGCAGTTGAACAGCGTGGTCTTGCCAGCACCATTGGGGCCGATCAGTCCAAGGACGATGCCGGGCTCGACGGAGAAGGAGACGTCCTGGTTTGCCTTCACGCCGCCGAAGAACCGGCTGACGTTCCGCACTTCGAGCAGCGCCGTCACCTCGCCGCCGCCTTCCTGCGCAGCCGGTGCGCGATGAAGCCGAGGAAACCGTCCGGCATGACGAGGATCACCACGATCACCAGGATCCCGTACACCAGCAGGTGCGCCTGCGCGATGGAGGCGCGGAGCGCCTCGGAGATCAGCACCAGAACCACCGCGCCGAGCACGGGCCCGGCCACGGTGCCGATGCCGCCGATGATGGCCGTCAGCACCATCTGGATGGAGACGTCGATCCCGAAGACCTGATTGGGCTCGATGAAGCCGACGTAGAACGCGGCGAAGCTGCCGACCAGCGCGGTGCAGGCCGCCGAGATACCCAGCGCGGCGTTCTTGACCATCGTGAGCGGGATGCCGAGGGAGTGGGCAGCATCCTGGTCCTCGCGGATGGCCTGCAGGTAGTACCCGAGCTTGCTCCGCTTCACCACGTAGTTGACGGCGATGGTGAAGACCGCCATCGCCAGTCCCATATAGAAGTACGGGGTCTTGCTGTTCCAGTCGGTGATCACGGTGCCGCCCAGCTTCAACGGCGGCAGGTCCGAGGCGAGGATTCCTTCGGCGCCGTTCGTGAGGTCCTTGGTGTTGAGCGCGAGCAGGCGGATGATCTCCGCGACCGCGATACTCGCCAGCACGAAGTAGGGCCCGCGCAGGCGGAAGGTGATCCAGCCCACCACCAGGGCGATGATCACGCTCAGCGCCACCGCCGCCCAGACGCCGAACCAGGGCGCGATCCCCTTGCGCTGCAGCAGGACGAACGCGGTGTAAGCGCCGAGTCCGTACCAGGCGGAGTGGCCGACGGAGTACTGACCCGCGAACCCGCCGATCACGTTCCAGCTCTCGCCGAGGGCGATGGCGATGAACAGCAGGATGAAGATGTGCAGAGCGTACGGGCTCTCGACCCAGATCGGGATCAGGGCCAGGACCACGGCAGCGGCTGCGCAGACGACGAGCGTCTTCACATGCGGCTCTTTCCGAGAAGGCCGGAAGGCTTGAGCAGCAGCACGAGGAGGAAGATGACGTAGACGCAGAGATCCTTCCACCCCGAGCCGATGTACGTCGCGGAGACCGACTCCGCCACGCCGATCAACACCCCGCCGAGCGTTGCCCCGATGATGCTGCCCATTCCGCCGAGCACGACGACCACGAACGCCTTCAGCGTGAACGCGCCGCCCACCTGCGGGTAGATGTAGTAGATGGGTGCGACCAGCGCGCCTGCCGCTCCGGCGAGCGCCGCGCCGAGCCCGAACGCCACGATGCCCATGGTGCGGACGTTCACGCCCATGAGCTGCGCGGCGTCCCGGTCCTGCGCAGTGGCGCGGATGGCGTGACCGATGTCCGTCTTGACCAGGAACCAGTACAGGGCGGCCGTGATCACCGCCGTGATCAGGAAGCAGTAGATCAGCGGCGTGGACAGGTGCATGGGCCCGAGCGCCACGCTCGACGATGAGTAGCTGGTGGAAAGGATCCGGTAATCGCTGGTGAAGGCGAGCATGGCCACGTTCGAGAGCACGAGGCCGATCCCGATGGTGAGCAGGATCTGGTTCTGCGGCAAGGCGTCGAGGACCCGGTTGATCAGCGAGCGCTGCAGGATGGCTCCGAGGAGGAAGAGGACGGGCATCGTCACCAGCACGGAGACGAACGGATCGACTCCCAGCAGCACGAAGACCCAGAACGTCGAGTACATTCCCACCATCACCAGCTCGCCCTGGGCGAAATTGATCACGCGCATCACGCCGAAGATCAGCGTGAGCCCGATGCCGGTGAGCGCGTAGACGCCCCCGATCAGGACGCCGCTGAAGATGGACTGCATCAACACTGCCATTCAGCGCTCCGGAGCGAGGCGCGCAAGGACCGCGTCTGCCTCGCGAATGATCTGCGCCACCAGCTCGGCGGCAGGAACCTCGCGCGCCAGGGCCGCCGCCTGGCCGGCCCAGAGCGAGAGCAGCCCGGAGTCGCCGCGCTGGGTCGACGCGGCGCGCATGTCCCGCGTGAGCGAATTCTGTACTTGGTAGGGTGCGAGCGGCGCGCCGGCCATCTCGCGGGTGAATCGGTTGCCCAGCCCGCGCGCTGCGCGCCCGGAGAACGCTCGCGTGATCACGGTGGCGTCGTCGCGGGCTTCGCGCAGAGCGGCCCGGTAGGGCGCGCTCGTCCCCGCCTCGGGACAGCGGAGGAATGCCGTGCCCAAGGACACGGCGCTGGCGCCGAGAGCCAGGGCCGCGGCGAAGCCCCTTCCGTCCATGATCCCGCCGGCGGCGATCACGGGGACACGCACCGCATCGACGATCTGCGGGACCAGCGCCATCGTCCCGATCAACGGCGGCTCCACGTCCCGATCGAAGGTGCCGCGATGACCTCCTGCCTCCGCTCCCTGGGCGCAGACGAAGTCCACTCCTGCCTGTTCCAGCGCCCGCGCCTCGGCGACCGTGGTCGCTGTGCCCATCGTTGCCACTCCTGCTTTCCTGCAGGCGTCGAGCATCTCGGGGGGCGGGATGCCGAAAGTGAAGCTGAACACCGGCACGCGCTCCTCGATCAGCACCGGAAATACGTCCTTCAGTAGCACCGGCGCCGGCGGAGCGGGCGGTGGAAGGTCCAACTCGGTACGAAAGCGCGCGAGCACCCTTTGGGCAGCCGCCAGCGTCGCGTCGTCCGCCGGGACGCCGTCGTCCGCAAAGAGGTTGATCGCGAACGGCCGTGACGTCGCTGCCCGGATCGCGCGGATCACCTCGCGCGCCCTCTCGGGCGCGAGATAGGCCGCACCATACGATCCGAGCCCACCCGCTTCGCTCACCGCCGCGCAGAGGGCAGGCGTGGAAGGACCGCCCGCCATCGGCGCAAGGACGAACGGATGCTGGATGCCCATCCGCGTGGTGAAAGCAGTGGGCCGCACGTCCGGCGGCCTAGGTGAACACCTGGTCCCGGATCTGCACGTGCTTCGGCTCGCGGACGAAGAGCGCGCCGATCACCACGGTCATGATCGACACGATGATCGGGTACCAAAGGCCGGCGTAGATGTTGCCGGCCTTGGCGACGATGGCGGTCGCGAGCAGAGGGAGCATGCCGCCGAACCAGCCGTTGCCGATGTGGTAGGGCAAGGACATCGACGTGTACCGGATCTGCGTCGGGAACAGCTCCACCAGGAACGCGGCGATGGGGCCGTACACCATGGTCACGTAGATGACCATGATGACCAGCAGGAGCTCGGCCATCACCCAGTTGACCTGGTTAGGGTCGGCCTTCGCCGGATAGCCGGTGGAGGTCAGCGCGGCCTTGTACTTGGCCTCGTCCCAACCGCGCAGCTCGGTGTTGCCGATCTTCATCACCACCGCTTCGCCGGCCATCGCCGGGTGCGAGTTGAAGGAGAGCCCGGCCTTGCCCAGGAAGTCTTTGGCCCTGTCGCAAGGCGTCTGCTTCGACCAGGGGCCGATGAAGATGTGGAAATTGCATTCGGAGGCGTAGATGTCGATCGGCACCTTCTCCTGGTACGCCTCGAGCGCCGGGTTCACGTAGTGCGTGAGGCCCTTGAAGAGCGGGAAGTACGTCACTGCCGCGATCAGGCATCCGGCGAGGATGATCTTGAGCCGGCCGATCCTGTCGGAGAGAGCCCCGAAGACGAGGAAGAAGGGCGTGCCGATGAGCAACGAGAGCCCGACGAGCCAGTACGTCTTGATGAAGTCGAGCTTCAGGTAGATGAGGAGGAAGAACAGCGCGTAGAACTGGCCAGTGTACCAGACCACGCCCTGGCCGGCCGTCGCCCCGAACAGAGCCAGCCCGACGAACTTGTTGTTCGGATACTTGAAGAAGCTGTCGTGGATGGGGGACTTGGACCGCTTGCCCGAGCTCTTCATGCGCTGGAAGACCGGCGACTCCTGCAGCTTGAGCCGGATGTAGATGGAGATCAGCAGCAGGGGGATCGAGACCCAGAACGCGATGCGCCAGCCCCAGTTCGAGAACGTGCCCGCCGCCATCGTCGAGCGGCAGATGCCGATCACGAACAGCGCCAGGAACATCCCCAGCGTCGCCGTGGTCTGGATCCAGGCCGTGTTGTAGCCGCGCTTGGTATCCGGCGAGTGCTCCGCCACGTAAGTGGCCGCGCCGCCGTACTCGCCGCCGAGCGCGAGGCCCTGCGCGAGGCGGAGACCGACCAGGATCAGCGGAGCCGCGAAGCCGATGCTGGCGTAGGTCGGCAGGAAGCCGACCAGCACGGTCGCCATGCCCATCACCACGATGGTGACGAGGAAGGTGTATTTGCGCCCGACGAGGTCGCCGATGCGCCCGAAGATCAGGGCGCCGAAGGGACGCACGAGAAAGCCGGCCGCGTACGCGCCGAACGCGCCGAGCAGCGCGGCTGTCTGGTTGCCCGGAGGGAAGAAGAGAGCCGCGAAGAAGGGGGCGAGAATCGCGTAGAGATAGAAATCGTACCATTCGAAAACGGTTCCAACGGACGACGCGATGATGACCCGTCGTTCTGCTGCTGCGTCGACGCTGGTAGCTGCTCCGACAGGCACTGCTTCGGTGGCCGAGCTCATGCGTCCTCCTCCTCCGGATTCTGCGTCGCAAACAGGGGGTCCCGAAGGACCAAAAGGGGTTTGCTACGGCCGCAACAGGAGAGAACAGCGCTTGCAAAATCGTGCAGGCTCTGTAGCACGAGCTTAGAAAATTTTTCAAATGCAAGCGACTCAGGTCTGTTCGTCGCGCTCGTGGCGCCGTTGTTCCTCGCGGACCATCTGCGTGACTGCCCGGAGGGCAGCCGAGAATGCGGGCGACGCCTCGTCGCGCGGCCTGGGCAGCGTGACCTGCACGATTTCTTTCACGGTTCCGGGACGATACGTCATCACCACCACGCGGTCGGCGAGCAGAAGGGACTCTTCGATGCCGTGCGTCACGAACACGATGGTCTGCTTCAACTCTGTCCAAATGCGTAGCAATTCGTCTTGCATTGAACGCCGCGTCAGCGCGTCGAGCGCGCCGAACGGCTCGTCCATCAACAACATCGGCGCATCGAGCGCGAGCGCGCGGGCGAGCGCGACCCGTTGTCGCATTCCTCCCGAAAGGTCCTTCGGAAAGCGGTCGCCAAAGCCGCGCAGCGCCAGCTTTCCCAACAGCGCGTCGGCCTTCTCCCGCGCTCCGGGATCGCCGCGGATCTGCAGCCCGAACGCGACGTTCTCCCGGACCGTCATCCAGGGAAAGAGCGCGTATTCCTGGAACACCATGGCGCGGGCGGGCTCGGGCTCCTGGACCGGCTTACCAAAGGCAA includes these proteins:
- a CDS encoding ABC transporter ATP-binding protein — protein: MLEVRNVSRFFGGVKANQDVSFSVEPGIVLGLIGPNGAGKTTLFNCITGFYPPSRGEVIFDGQRINGFSPDKVCKLGMARTWQKVRPLAKLTVLENTVVGALCRTNSVAEAEKIALEQLRVVGLEKRTEVLAGGLPIGERKKLELARVMATKPRMILLDEVMGGLNARESEEIIRLILDVKKHGLTQVVIEHDMKAIVRTCDRIVVLNSGEKLAEGSPQQIVNDPRVMAAYLGDSGGAKA
- a CDS encoding MFS transporter, whose amino-acid sequence is MSSATEAVPVGAATSVDAAAERRVIIASSVGTVFEWYDFYLYAILAPFFAALFFPPGNQTAALLGAFGAYAAGFLVRPFGALIFGRIGDLVGRKYTFLVTIVVMGMATVLVGFLPTYASIGFAAPLILVGLRLAQGLALGGEYGGAATYVAEHSPDTKRGYNTAWIQTTATLGMFLALFVIGICRSTMAAGTFSNWGWRIAFWVSIPLLLISIYIRLKLQESPVFQRMKSSGKRSKSPIHDSFFKYPNNKFVGLALFGATAGQGVVWYTGQFYALFFLLIYLKLDFIKTYWLVGLSLLIGTPFFLVFGALSDRIGRLKIILAGCLIAAVTYFPLFKGLTHYVNPALEAYQEKVPIDIYASECNFHIFIGPWSKQTPCDRAKDFLGKAGLSFNSHPAMAGEAVVMKIGNTELRGWDEAKYKAALTSTGYPAKADPNQVNWVMAELLLVIMVIYVTMVYGPIAAFLVELFPTQIRYTSMSLPYHIGNGWFGGMLPLLATAIVAKAGNIYAGLWYPIIVSIMTVVIGALFVREPKHVQIRDQVFT
- a CDS encoding ABC transporter ATP-binding protein codes for the protein MLEVRDLDFAYGDVQVLRGVSLSVNAGEIVTLVGSNGAGKSTTLRNISRLARPRSGSIVFDGHDLTRLSSHQVVELGLVQVPEGRRVFPEMTVLENLRMGSYTRTARGDRSKNLERGLTLFPRLRERIGQAAGTLSGGEQQMLAIARGLMAKPRLLLLDEPSLGLSPLLVRTIFDTIAQINAQGTSVLLVEQNVYQSLRIAARGYVLETGKIALSGTGANLLANDEVKAAFLGA
- a CDS encoding branched-chain amino acid ABC transporter permease, which gives rise to MAVLMQSIFSGVLIGGVYALTGIGLTLIFGVMRVINFAQGELVMVGMYSTFWVFVLLGVDPFVSVLVTMPVLFLLGAILQRSLINRVLDALPQNQILLTIGIGLVLSNVAMLAFTSDYRILSTSYSSSSVALGPMHLSTPLIYCFLITAVITAALYWFLVKTDIGHAIRATAQDRDAAQLMGVNVRTMGIVAFGLGAALAGAAGALVAPIYYIYPQVGGAFTLKAFVVVVLGGMGSIIGATLGGVLIGVAESVSATYIGSGWKDLCVYVIFLLVLLLKPSGLLGKSRM
- a CDS encoding ABC transporter ATP-binding protein, whose translation is MPEAAIQVRSVRKEFGGIVALDRIDLEVAAGEFVCLLGPSGCGKSTLLNAIAGFTRPSSGEILAFGKPVQEPEPARAMVFQEYALFPWMTVRENVAFGLQIRGDPGAREKADALLGKLALRGFGDRFPKDLSGGMRQRVALARALALDAPMLLMDEPFGALDALTRRSMQDELLRIWTELKQTIVFVTHGIEESLLLADRVVVMTYRPGTVKEIVQVTLPRPRDEASPAFSAALRAVTQMVREEQRRHERDEQT
- a CDS encoding branched-chain amino acid ABC transporter permease gives rise to the protein MKTLVVCAAAAVVLALIPIWVESPYALHIFILLFIAIALGESWNVIGGFAGQYSVGHSAWYGLGAYTAFVLLQRKGIAPWFGVWAAVALSVIIALVVGWITFRLRGPYFVLASIAVAEIIRLLALNTKDLTNGAEGILASDLPPLKLGGTVITDWNSKTPYFYMGLAMAVFTIAVNYVVKRSKLGYYLQAIREDQDAAHSLGIPLTMVKNAALGISAACTALVGSFAAFYVGFIEPNQVFGIDVSIQMVLTAIIGGIGTVAGPVLGAVVLVLISEALRASIAQAHLLVYGILVIVVILVMPDGFLGFIAHRLRRKAAAR
- a CDS encoding DUF561 domain-containing protein; its protein translation is MGIQHPFVLAPMAGGPSTPALCAAVSEAGGLGSYGAAYLAPERAREVIRAIRAATSRPFAINLFADDGVPADDATLAAAQRVLARFRTELDLPPPAPPAPVLLKDVFPVLIEERVPVFSFTFGIPPPEMLDACRKAGVATMGTATTVAEARALEQAGVDFVCAQGAEAGGHRGTFDRDVEPPLIGTMALVPQIVDAVRVPVIAAGGIMDGRGFAAALALGASAVSLGTAFLRCPEAGTSAPYRAALREARDDATVITRAFSGRAARGLGNRFTREMAGAPLAPYQVQNSLTRDMRAASTQRGDSGLLSLWAGQAAALAREVPAAELVAQIIREADAVLARLAPER